In Roseisolibacter agri, the following proteins share a genomic window:
- a CDS encoding nitrous oxide reductase family maturation protein NosD has protein sequence MRIEALLLAFAVAQPALAQPANAQPATVVVSPDGPVRTIAEGVRRAAPGGRVLVRRGTYREPTVVVDRPLTLEGEGWPTLDGEGARELLRVTADRVTVRGLRFANVGRSYTEDRAALRVVRASGCNIAGNRFDDAFYGVYLAEVTDCRVTGNRLVAHATSEAASGNGIHLWSSRDVLVADNDVRGHRDGIYFEFVRHGRVERNVSAGNLRYGLHFMYSDSSRYLANTFRANGAGVAVMYTRQVEMRGNRFEAARGASAYGLLLKEIGDPVLADNAFSDNTVALMADGATRLVVEGNRFARNGWAVQLQANTQDARFAGNDFLANTFDVATNARDAGATFAANYYDGYRGYDLDRDGRGDVPHRPVRLFSLLVANHEPSLVLLRSFFVDLMDAAERVIPALTPETIADARPAMRPHGAGPRGALAR, from the coding sequence ATGCGCATTGAGGCGCTGCTCCTGGCGTTCGCCGTCGCGCAGCCCGCGCTCGCGCAGCCGGCGAACGCGCAGCCCGCGACCGTCGTCGTCTCGCCCGACGGCCCGGTGCGCACGATCGCGGAAGGGGTGCGGCGCGCCGCGCCGGGCGGCCGCGTGCTCGTGCGGCGCGGCACCTACCGCGAGCCGACCGTGGTCGTCGACCGCCCCCTGACGCTCGAGGGCGAGGGCTGGCCGACGCTCGACGGCGAGGGGGCGCGCGAGCTGCTGCGCGTGACCGCCGACCGCGTGACCGTGCGCGGCCTGCGCTTCGCCAACGTCGGGCGCAGCTACACCGAGGACCGCGCCGCGCTGCGTGTCGTGCGGGCGTCCGGCTGCAACATCGCCGGCAACCGCTTCGACGACGCGTTCTACGGCGTCTACCTCGCCGAGGTGACCGACTGCCGCGTGACGGGCAACCGGCTCGTGGCGCACGCCACCAGCGAGGCCGCCAGCGGCAACGGCATCCACCTCTGGAGCTCGCGCGACGTGCTGGTGGCCGACAACGACGTCCGCGGCCACCGCGACGGGATCTACTTCGAGTTCGTGCGCCACGGCCGGGTGGAGCGCAACGTCAGCGCGGGCAACCTGCGCTACGGGCTGCACTTCATGTACTCCGACTCGTCGCGCTACCTGGCCAACACCTTCCGCGCCAACGGCGCCGGCGTGGCGGTGATGTACACGCGGCAGGTCGAGATGCGCGGCAACCGCTTCGAGGCCGCGCGCGGCGCGTCCGCCTACGGGCTGCTGCTGAAGGAGATCGGCGACCCGGTGCTGGCGGACAACGCGTTCAGCGACAACACCGTCGCGCTGATGGCCGACGGCGCCACGCGCCTGGTGGTCGAGGGCAACCGGTTCGCGCGCAACGGCTGGGCCGTGCAGCTGCAGGCGAACACGCAGGACGCGCGCTTCGCCGGCAACGACTTCCTCGCCAACACCTTCGACGTCGCGACCAACGCCCGCGACGCCGGCGCCACGTTCGCCGCCAACTACTACGACGGCTACCGCGGCTACGACCTCGATCGCGACGGGCGCGGCGACGTGCCGCACCGGCCCGTGCGCCTCTTCTCCCTCCTCGTCGCGAACCACGAGCCGTCGCTCGTGCTCCTGCGCAGCTTCTTCGTCGACCTGATGGACGCGGCCGAGCGGGTGATCCCCGCGCTCACGCCCGAGACGATCGCCGACGCGCGCCCGGCCATGCGGCCGCACGGCGCTGGCCCCAGAGGCGCGCTCGCGCGCTGA
- a CDS encoding potassium transporter Kup yields MSATPVPVAADPATGHAEGHAEGHAAAHHAPHDRRYLLLLSLAALGIVYGDIGTSPLYSIKESFLPAHGVPPTRDNVLGVLSLVIWSLILVISIKYIVFILRADNRGEGGILVLTSLVTPAHALRRGRWGLIILGLFGTALLYGDGMITPAISVLSAVEGLEILTPALSPYVVPITVAIIATLFFFQSHGTSAVGRIFGPVMVLWFGTIAALGVAHIVAEPHVFAAVVPTHALRFFLDNGWHGFVVLGSVFLVVTGGEALYADMGHFGRRPIQLAWFGLVLPALLLNYLGQGALLIRDPAAVANPFYRMVPGWALLPVVIVATLATVIASQALISGAFSLTLQAVQLGYSPRVQIEHTSAREMGQIYIPSVNWALMASCIALVLGFRTSTNLAAAYGVAVTTTMAITTLLFYFVARERWHWSILKAGAVAGFFLVIDLAFWGANLLKIPHGGWVPLVIGAVVFTLLSTWKKGRVVLASRMADRTLPREAFLESLLAHPPHRVPGTAVFMYGSSTGTPPALLHNLKHNRVLHQRVVFLTIRTEGVPHVPPEERARVTEIGHGLWEVVLRYGFMEDADVPEALQALGHPELPFKPLETTYFLGRETLIATKRPGMALWRERLFALMSRNARPATTFFRLPPNRVVELGAQVEL; encoded by the coding sequence ATGAGTGCCACACCGGTCCCGGTCGCCGCCGACCCCGCGACGGGCCACGCCGAGGGCCACGCCGAGGGCCATGCGGCCGCCCACCACGCGCCGCACGACCGGCGCTACCTGCTGCTCCTGTCGCTCGCCGCGCTCGGCATCGTCTACGGCGACATCGGCACGAGCCCGCTGTACTCGATCAAGGAGTCGTTCCTCCCGGCGCACGGCGTGCCGCCCACGCGCGACAACGTGCTCGGCGTGCTGTCGCTGGTGATCTGGTCGCTGATCCTCGTCATCTCGATCAAGTACATCGTCTTCATCCTGCGCGCGGACAACCGCGGCGAGGGCGGCATCCTCGTCCTCACGTCGCTCGTCACGCCCGCGCACGCGCTGCGGCGCGGCCGGTGGGGGCTCATCATCCTCGGCCTCTTCGGCACCGCGCTGCTCTACGGCGACGGGATGATCACGCCGGCGATCTCCGTGCTGAGCGCGGTCGAGGGGCTCGAGATCCTGACGCCCGCGCTCTCGCCGTACGTCGTGCCCATCACGGTCGCCATCATCGCCACGCTCTTCTTCTTCCAGAGCCACGGCACGTCGGCGGTGGGGCGCATCTTCGGCCCGGTGATGGTGCTCTGGTTCGGGACGATCGCCGCGCTCGGCGTGGCGCACATCGTGGCCGAGCCGCACGTGTTCGCGGCCGTGGTGCCGACGCACGCGCTGCGCTTCTTCCTCGACAACGGCTGGCACGGCTTCGTCGTGCTGGGATCCGTGTTCCTCGTCGTCACGGGCGGCGAGGCGCTCTACGCGGACATGGGGCACTTCGGTCGGCGCCCCATCCAGCTCGCGTGGTTCGGGCTCGTGCTGCCGGCGCTGCTGCTCAACTACCTGGGCCAGGGGGCGCTGCTGATCCGCGACCCGGCGGCAGTGGCGAACCCGTTCTACCGCATGGTGCCCGGATGGGCGCTGCTGCCGGTGGTGATCGTGGCGACGCTGGCGACGGTGATCGCGTCGCAGGCGCTGATCTCGGGCGCGTTCTCGCTCACGCTGCAGGCGGTGCAGCTGGGCTACAGCCCGCGCGTGCAGATCGAGCACACCTCGGCGCGCGAGATGGGGCAGATCTACATCCCGTCGGTGAACTGGGCGCTGATGGCGTCGTGCATCGCGCTGGTGCTGGGCTTCCGCACGTCGACCAACCTCGCCGCGGCGTACGGCGTCGCGGTGACGACGACGATGGCGATCACGACGCTCCTGTTCTACTTCGTCGCGCGCGAGCGGTGGCACTGGAGCATCCTGAAGGCCGGCGCGGTGGCGGGCTTCTTCCTCGTCATCGACCTCGCGTTCTGGGGCGCCAACCTCCTCAAGATCCCGCACGGCGGCTGGGTGCCGCTGGTGATCGGCGCGGTGGTGTTCACGCTGCTCTCGACGTGGAAGAAGGGGCGCGTCGTGCTGGCCTCGCGCATGGCCGACCGGACGCTCCCGCGCGAGGCGTTCCTCGAGAGCCTGCTGGCGCATCCGCCGCACCGCGTGCCGGGCACCGCGGTCTTCATGTACGGCAGCTCGACCGGCACGCCGCCGGCGCTGCTGCACAACCTGAAGCACAACCGCGTGCTGCATCAGCGCGTGGTGTTCCTCACCATCCGCACCGAGGGCGTGCCGCACGTGCCGCCCGAGGAGCGCGCGCGCGTGACGGAGATCGGGCACGGGCTGTGGGAAGTCGTGCTGCGCTACGGCTTCATGGAGGACGCGGACGTGCCCGAGGCGCTGCAGGCGCTCGGCCACCCGGAGCTGCCCTTCAAGCCGCTGGAGACGACCTACTTCCTGGGCCGCGAGACGCTGATCGCGACGAAGCGGCCGGGGATGGCGCTGTGGCGCGAGCGGCTGTTCGCGCTCATGTCGCGCAACGCGCGGCCGGCGACGACCTTCTTCCGCCTGCCGCCGAACCGCGTCGTGGAGCTGGGGGCACAGGTCGAGCTGTGA
- a CDS encoding ABC transporter ATP-binding protein encodes MLEIRNLTKRFGRLDVLKGVDLAVRPGRVTAILGPNGAGKTTLIKSILGLTRPDGGQVLLGGETVVGAGARGDAYRARIGYMAQIARYPENLSAAELIAMLVELRRTAGADVAHDVARDESLIERFALAPHLDKPMRALSGGTRQKVNAVLAFLFRPELLILDEPTAGLDPVASSALKDRILAARDEGRTLVLTSHVMSELQELADDVAFLADGRVRFAGPVEELLRATRQPTLERAIAHLLRPSLEVLAA; translated from the coding sequence ATGCTCGAGATCCGGAACCTCACCAAGCGCTTCGGCCGGCTCGACGTCCTCAAGGGCGTGGACCTCGCCGTGCGGCCCGGCCGCGTGACGGCGATCCTCGGCCCCAACGGCGCCGGGAAGACGACGCTCATCAAGTCGATCCTCGGCCTCACGCGCCCCGACGGCGGCCAGGTGCTGCTCGGCGGCGAGACCGTCGTGGGCGCCGGCGCACGCGGCGACGCGTACCGCGCGCGCATCGGCTACATGGCGCAGATCGCGCGCTACCCCGAGAACCTGAGCGCGGCGGAGCTGATCGCGATGCTCGTGGAGCTGCGGCGCACCGCCGGCGCGGACGTGGCGCACGACGTCGCGCGCGACGAGAGCCTGATCGAGCGCTTCGCGCTCGCGCCGCACCTCGACAAGCCGATGCGCGCGCTCTCGGGCGGCACGCGGCAGAAGGTCAACGCGGTGCTCGCGTTCCTCTTCCGCCCCGAGCTGCTGATCCTCGACGAGCCGACCGCGGGCCTCGACCCGGTCGCCAGCAGCGCGCTGAAGGACCGCATCCTCGCCGCGCGCGACGAGGGACGCACGCTGGTGCTCACGTCGCACGTCATGAGCGAGCTGCAGGAGCTGGCCGACGACGTGGCGTTCCTGGCCGACGGGCGCGTGCGCTTCGCCGGCCCGGTCGAGGAGCTGCTGCGCGCCACGCGCCAGCCGACGCTGGAGCGCGCGA
- the nosZ gene encoding Sec-dependent nitrous-oxide reductase, which produces MTSTVRKLLTGGIAATAGATLLFACQATATKGGPNLVTGDAASRVYVAPGQHDEYYSFLSGGFSGQVAVYALPSGRLIKHIPVFSQHAENGYGYSEETKAMLQTSYGFVPWDDSHHPELSQTAGEVNGKWLFINANNTPRVARIDLTQFETSEILELPNSAGGHASPFTTPDGRYVVSATRFSVPLGSNADVSIDSYKENFKGTLSFITADQPGKMDVAFQILMPGYNYDLGHAGKGPSEGWFFFTSYNSEQAYTKLETNASQADKDYIAAVNYRKAEACVAEGKAQPTAVTYYHNFMDEKSRVATSEKKTSVRLLDPKACPGMVYYLPTPKSPHGVDVDPTGEYIVAGGKLATVIPVHSAKKLLAAIEARAFEKEIDGIPVLKYDAILAGEVQKPGLGPLHTEFDGRGNAYTSHFISSEVVKWKLGTWEVLDRIPVYYSVGHIMIPGGDSRKPFGKYLVAMNKITKDRYLPTGAELAQSAQLIDISGDKMKLLLDFPTIGEPHYAQALPASLIKDKQVKFFKLSESTHPHGIKGEPEAAIERTGKTVHVKMAAIRSHFAPDNIEGIQLGDTVMFHVTNVEQDWDILHGFAVLGANNAELILQPGETRTLKWVPQRTGIYPFYCTDFCSALHQEMSGYVRVSPAGSNVPLIANVSKKAQTQLSRAGKYEKPAAGQHANHKAND; this is translated from the coding sequence ATGACCTCCACGGTCCGCAAGCTCCTCACCGGCGGCATCGCCGCCACCGCGGGAGCCACGCTGCTGTTCGCCTGCCAGGCCACGGCGACGAAGGGCGGCCCCAACCTCGTGACGGGCGACGCCGCCTCGCGCGTGTACGTCGCGCCCGGCCAGCACGACGAGTACTACTCGTTCCTCTCCGGCGGCTTCAGTGGCCAGGTCGCCGTCTACGCGCTGCCGTCCGGCCGCCTGATCAAGCACATCCCGGTCTTCTCGCAGCACGCCGAGAACGGCTACGGCTACAGCGAGGAGACCAAGGCGATGCTGCAGACGTCGTACGGCTTCGTGCCGTGGGACGACTCGCACCACCCGGAGCTGTCGCAGACGGCGGGCGAGGTGAACGGCAAGTGGCTGTTCATCAACGCCAACAACACGCCGCGGGTGGCGCGCATCGACCTCACGCAGTTCGAGACGAGCGAGATCCTCGAGCTCCCCAACTCGGCCGGCGGGCACGCCTCGCCGTTCACGACGCCCGACGGGCGCTACGTCGTCAGTGCCACGCGCTTCAGCGTGCCGCTCGGCAGCAATGCCGACGTCTCGATCGACAGCTACAAGGAGAACTTCAAGGGCACGCTGTCGTTCATCACGGCCGACCAGCCCGGGAAGATGGACGTCGCGTTCCAGATCCTGATGCCCGGCTACAACTACGACCTCGGGCACGCGGGCAAGGGACCGTCGGAGGGGTGGTTCTTCTTCACCTCGTACAACTCGGAGCAGGCCTACACGAAGCTCGAGACCAACGCCTCGCAGGCCGACAAGGACTACATCGCCGCCGTGAACTACCGGAAGGCGGAGGCGTGCGTCGCCGAAGGCAAGGCGCAGCCGACGGCGGTCACGTACTACCACAACTTCATGGACGAGAAGTCGCGCGTCGCGACGTCCGAGAAGAAGACGTCGGTGCGGCTGCTCGACCCGAAGGCGTGCCCGGGGATGGTCTACTACCTCCCGACGCCCAAGTCGCCCCACGGCGTCGACGTCGACCCGACGGGCGAATACATCGTCGCCGGCGGCAAGCTCGCGACCGTGATCCCGGTCCACTCGGCGAAGAAGCTCCTGGCGGCGATCGAGGCGAGGGCGTTCGAGAAGGAGATCGACGGCATCCCCGTGCTGAAGTACGACGCGATCCTCGCCGGCGAGGTGCAGAAGCCGGGCCTCGGCCCGCTGCACACCGAGTTCGACGGCCGCGGCAACGCGTACACGTCGCACTTCATCTCGTCCGAGGTCGTGAAGTGGAAGCTCGGGACCTGGGAGGTGCTCGACCGCATCCCGGTCTACTACTCGGTCGGCCACATCATGATCCCGGGGGGCGACAGCCGGAAGCCGTTCGGCAAGTACCTGGTGGCGATGAACAAGATCACCAAGGACCGCTACCTGCCCACCGGTGCCGAGCTGGCGCAGTCCGCGCAGCTGATCGACATCAGCGGCGACAAGATGAAGCTCCTGCTCGACTTCCCGACCATCGGCGAGCCGCACTACGCGCAGGCGCTGCCGGCGAGCCTGATCAAGGACAAGCAGGTCAAGTTCTTCAAGCTCTCCGAGAGCACGCACCCGCACGGCATCAAGGGCGAGCCCGAGGCCGCGATCGAGCGCACGGGGAAGACGGTGCACGTGAAGATGGCCGCCATCCGCAGCCACTTCGCGCCCGACAACATCGAGGGGATCCAGCTCGGCGACACGGTGATGTTCCACGTCACCAACGTCGAGCAGGACTGGGACATCCTGCACGGCTTCGCGGTGCTCGGCGCCAACAACGCGGAGCTGATCCTGCAGCCGGGCGAGACGCGCACGCTCAAGTGGGTGCCGCAGCGCACGGGCATCTACCCCTTCTACTGCACCGACTTCTGCTCGGCGCTGCACCAGGAGATGTCGGGCTACGTCCGCGTCTCGCCCGCGGGGTCCAACGTGCCGCTGATCGCGAACGTGTCGAAGAAGGCGCAGACGCAGCTCTCGCGCGCGGGCAAGTACGAGAAGCCGGCGGCGGGGCAGCACGCGAACCACAAGGCGAACGACTGA